The Bos mutus isolate GX-2022 chromosome 7, NWIPB_WYAK_1.1, whole genome shotgun sequence genome window below encodes:
- the LOC102266580 gene encoding small ribosomal subunit protein uS10-like, translated as MAFKDTGKTPVGPEVAIHRIRITLIRHNVKSLEKVCADLIRGAKEKNLKAKGPVRMPTKTLRVTTRETPCGEGSKTWDRFQMRIHMRLIDLHSPSEIVKQITSISIEPGVEVEVTIANA; from the coding sequence ATGGCCTTTAAAGACACCGGCAAGACTCCGGTGGGGCCAGAGGTGGCCATTCACCGGATTAGGATCACCCTCATCAGACACAACGTGAAGTCTCTGGAGAAGGTGTGTGCTGACCTGATTAGAGGCGCGAAGGAAAAGAATCTCAAAGCCAAAGGACCAGTTCGGATGCCTACCAAGACTCTGAGAGTAACTACAAGGGAAACTCCTTGTGGTGAAGGTTCTAAGACTTGGGATCGATTCCAAATGAGGATCCACATGCGACTTATTGACCTGCACAGCCCTTCTGAAATTGTCAAGCAGATCACTTCCATCAGTATTGAGCCAGGAGTCGAGGTGGAAGTCACCATTGCCAATGCCTAA